In Ferribacterium limneticum, a genomic segment contains:
- a CDS encoding glycosyltransferase family 2 protein, producing MSAELSIPPHSLSIVVPFYNEEDNIAPLVKRVHEALVGYDYPWELVLVDDGSSDATVDRAVQCSREYGPHVRVVELTRNFKQTAAMQAGIDAARGDVIVTMDGDLQNDPIDIPRMVARLINEDLDLVAGWRQNRQDGLFLRKIPSKIANKLIARMTGVHLRDYGCSLKAFRGSVIKSVRLYGEMHRFIPAWLATVTTPRRIAQEPTTHHARTAGVSKYGISRTFRVILDLIAVYFFMRFRARPGHFFGGIGLGLTALSGLIMTWLAWVKFGLGENIGGRPLLIVGIGTLIAGIHFITTGVLSELLARIYFESGTIRSYSARPERDLAADEGWHKSA from the coding sequence ATGAGCGCCGAACTTTCGATTCCCCCACACAGCCTTTCCATCGTCGTCCCCTTCTACAACGAGGAAGACAACATCGCGCCGCTGGTCAAGCGCGTGCATGAGGCGCTGGTCGGTTACGACTATCCGTGGGAGCTGGTGCTGGTCGATGACGGCAGCAGCGATGCGACGGTGGATCGCGCCGTGCAGTGTTCGCGCGAATACGGGCCACACGTTCGCGTCGTCGAACTGACGCGCAATTTCAAGCAGACGGCGGCCATGCAGGCTGGTATCGACGCGGCGCGTGGCGATGTGATCGTGACCATGGATGGCGATTTGCAGAACGATCCGATCGACATTCCGCGCATGGTTGCCCGGCTCATCAACGAAGACCTCGACCTCGTCGCCGGCTGGCGTCAGAACCGTCAGGACGGCCTGTTCCTGCGCAAGATTCCGTCGAAGATTGCCAACAAGCTGATCGCCCGGATGACCGGCGTGCATCTGCGCGATTACGGCTGCAGTCTCAAGGCCTTCCGTGGCAGTGTGATCAAGAGCGTGCGCCTGTACGGCGAAATGCACCGTTTCATTCCGGCCTGGCTGGCCACAGTCACCACGCCGCGCCGCATCGCGCAGGAGCCGACAACCCACCACGCGCGCACGGCTGGCGTGTCGAAGTACGGCATTTCGCGCACTTTCCGGGTCATTCTCGATTTGATCGCGGTCTATTTTTTCATGCGCTTCCGCGCTCGTCCCGGTCACTTCTTCGGCGGCATCGGCCTTGGCCTGACTGCCCTTTCTGGTCTGATCATGACCTGGCTGGCCTGGGTCAAGTTCGGCCTCGGTGAAAACATCGGCGGCCGTCCGCTGCTCATCGTCGGCATCGGCACGCTGATTGCCGGCATCCACTTCATCACGACCGGCGTGCTGTCTGAGCTGCTGGCCCGCATCTACTTCGAATCCGGCACCATCCGCTCCTACTCGGCGCGCCCGGAACGCGATCTGGCGGCTGACGAAGGCTGGCACAAGTCGGCGTGA
- a CDS encoding O-linked N-acetylglucosamine transferase, SPINDLY family protein, translating to MSKQFIAQYIGAASAANANGQYGNAVDWCRRAISLSSKLPEAWYNLGIAYRGQGLQEQALNALKKTDALTRDNPDAQNSVGLQLLELGALRDAERCLNRALFLAPGFVYAHSNMGMLHQMRGRLDEAEASFRKAIELQPDLAALYVNLSGLQNLRKRHELAEKAARRAIDLEPGYCKAWSSLGLIQLEQKRYKDAADSFARSLALGPLADFVLGDMMHSRMHICDWAGFDESLAKLEQQLGENRKVVNPFSVLALTADLALLRKAAEIFALNQRSEALRLGPISRQARRDRIRIGYYSADFHEHATAYLMAELFELHDKSKFELVAFSFGPDSKDTMRQRLSAAFDRFIDVSHRTDREVALLSREMGIDIAVDLKGCTQDSRPGIFACRAAPVQVSYLGFPGTMGVDFMDYIVADQTLIPTESQPFYSEKIVYLPNSYQVNDAKRQTSPQIFTREALGLPASGFVFACFNNNYKITPRTFAGWMRILNRVADSVLWLFQANADAVGNLRKEAASHGVDPCRLIFAEHLPLPKHLARIGMADLFLDTLPYNAHTTTSDALWAGLPVLTCPGASFASRVAASLLNAIGLPELIAPTQQDYENMAVELAGDSVRLAAIKEKLAQNRNSEPLFDSRLFATHIEAAYVEMHERFHSDLPPAHIFVQ from the coding sequence ATGTCCAAGCAGTTTATTGCTCAGTACATCGGTGCTGCCAGTGCCGCCAATGCCAATGGTCAATACGGTAACGCTGTCGACTGGTGTCGGCGGGCTATCAGCCTGTCGTCCAAATTACCCGAGGCCTGGTACAACTTGGGCATCGCTTATCGAGGACAGGGGCTGCAGGAACAAGCTCTGAATGCACTGAAAAAAACAGATGCCCTTACCCGCGACAACCCGGATGCACAGAATAGCGTTGGGCTGCAACTGCTAGAGTTGGGGGCACTCCGTGACGCAGAGCGATGTCTCAATCGCGCCCTGTTCCTTGCGCCGGGGTTCGTGTATGCACACTCCAATATGGGGATGCTGCATCAGATGCGGGGGCGCCTCGATGAGGCAGAAGCATCGTTCAGGAAAGCCATTGAGCTTCAGCCCGATCTGGCAGCGCTTTATGTGAATCTGAGTGGTCTACAGAACCTTCGAAAGCGGCATGAGCTTGCCGAGAAGGCTGCCCGCAGGGCGATAGATCTTGAACCTGGCTATTGCAAGGCGTGGAGCAGTCTGGGGTTGATTCAGCTGGAACAAAAACGCTACAAGGATGCAGCCGATTCTTTTGCCAGGAGTTTGGCGCTGGGTCCCCTGGCCGACTTTGTGTTGGGCGATATGATGCATTCCAGAATGCATATTTGCGACTGGGCGGGCTTTGACGAGAGTCTGGCGAAGCTTGAGCAGCAACTTGGTGAGAACAGGAAAGTTGTCAACCCGTTTTCAGTCTTGGCGCTCACCGCAGATTTGGCGCTACTTCGCAAGGCAGCAGAGATTTTTGCATTGAATCAACGCTCCGAAGCGTTACGCTTGGGACCTATTTCGAGGCAGGCGCGCCGCGACCGAATTCGCATCGGATACTACTCTGCCGATTTTCACGAGCACGCCACAGCTTATTTGATGGCCGAGCTTTTCGAGTTGCACGACAAAAGCAAATTCGAACTCGTTGCATTCTCGTTCGGCCCTGATAGCAAGGACACAATGCGCCAAAGGTTATCGGCTGCTTTTGATCGCTTCATCGACGTCAGCCATCGTACAGACCGGGAGGTAGCACTTCTTTCCAGGGAAATGGGCATCGATATCGCCGTTGATCTCAAGGGGTGCACCCAGGATAGCAGACCCGGAATATTTGCCTGTCGTGCGGCCCCTGTGCAAGTGAGCTATCTTGGTTTTCCTGGAACGATGGGCGTGGATTTCATGGACTACATCGTTGCCGACCAAACGCTTATTCCGACTGAGAGCCAGCCTTTCTACTCGGAGAAGATTGTCTATCTGCCCAATAGCTACCAAGTGAACGATGCCAAGCGACAAACTTCTCCCCAAATCTTTACCCGTGAGGCGTTGGGTTTGCCTGCATCTGGTTTTGTCTTTGCCTGTTTTAACAACAACTACAAGATTACTCCGCGCACCTTTGCCGGCTGGATGCGCATCCTGAACCGGGTTGCCGATTCGGTGTTGTGGCTTTTTCAGGCCAACGCAGATGCCGTAGGTAATCTCCGCAAAGAGGCGGCATCGCATGGTGTCGATCCTTGTCGCCTGATCTTTGCTGAGCATTTACCGTTACCCAAGCATCTGGCGCGTATCGGTATGGCTGACCTCTTTCTGGATACATTGCCCTACAACGCCCATACGACAACGAGCGATGCGCTTTGGGCGGGCTTGCCTGTATTGACCTGCCCTGGAGCTTCGTTTGCATCCCGGGTCGCGGCCAGTCTCCTTAATGCCATCGGTTTGCCGGAACTCATAGCGCCCACACAGCAGGACTATGAAAATATGGCCGTTGAACTGGCCGGTGATTCCGTACGGCTTGCCGCCATAAAGGAAAAACTTGCGCAAAATAGAAATTCCGAGCCGCTGTTCGATTCCAGGCTATTTGCTACACATATTGAAGCGGCTTATGTCGAGATGCACGAGCGCTTTCATTCGGATTTGCCGCCAGCGCACATTTTTGTGCAGTGA
- a CDS encoding aminodeoxychorismate/anthranilate synthase component II translates to MLLMIDNYDSFTYNIVQYFGELGQDVKVYRNDTITLDEIACLKPEYLVISPGPCAPAQAGISLAAIRAFAGKIPLLGVCLGHQSIGEAFGGKIVHAKQLMHGKVSPVHHKDVGVFKGLPNPLTCTRYHSLAIERESLPDCLEITAWTDDGEIMGVRHKTLAVEGVQFHPESILTERGHDLLKNFLDEHKK, encoded by the coding sequence ATGCTGCTGATGATCGACAACTACGACAGCTTCACCTACAACATCGTCCAGTACTTCGGCGAGCTTGGGCAGGACGTGAAGGTTTACCGCAACGACACCATCACGCTCGACGAAATCGCCTGCCTTAAGCCCGAATACCTGGTTATTTCGCCCGGCCCCTGCGCCCCGGCCCAGGCCGGCATCTCGCTGGCAGCCATCCGCGCATTCGCCGGCAAGATTCCGCTACTTGGCGTTTGCCTCGGCCACCAGTCCATCGGCGAAGCCTTTGGCGGCAAGATCGTGCACGCCAAGCAACTCATGCATGGCAAGGTGTCGCCGGTGCATCACAAGGATGTCGGCGTCTTCAAGGGCCTGCCCAACCCGCTGACCTGCACGCGCTACCACTCGCTGGCCATCGAGCGCGAATCGCTGCCCGATTGTCTGGAGATCACGGCCTGGACCGACGACGGCGAGATCATGGGCGTCCGCCACAAGACGCTGGCCGTCGAAGGCGTGCAGTTCCACCCCGAATCCATCCTGACCGAACGCGGTCACGATCTGCTCAAGAACTTTCTGGACGAACACAAGAAATGA
- the trpD gene encoding anthranilate phosphoribosyltransferase — MTPQAALQRVIEHREIFHDEMVSLMRQIMSGEVSPVMIAAIITGLRVKKETIGEIAAAASVMRELATPVKVPYDNRFVDIVGTGGDSAHSFNISTTSIFVAAAAGAKVAKHGGRSVSSSSGSADVLEALGANIMLSPEQVAACVELCGIGFMFAPNHHSAMKHVAPVRREMGVRTLFNILGPLTNPAGAPNTLMGVFHPDLVGIQVRVMQRLGAERVLVVHGRDNLDEISLGAATLVGELRNGEVTEYEVHPEDFGLQMMSLRNLRVGSAAESMAVMLGALDNKPGAAREIVCLNAGAALYVANVADSIGDGIAKAREAIASGAARAKLAQFVESTQKLAAK; from the coding sequence ATGACCCCGCAAGCCGCCCTCCAGCGTGTCATCGAACACCGCGAAATTTTCCATGACGAAATGGTTTCCCTGATGCGCCAGATCATGAGTGGCGAAGTTTCGCCGGTCATGATCGCCGCCATCATCACCGGCCTGCGCGTCAAGAAGGAAACCATCGGCGAAATCGCTGCTGCCGCCAGCGTCATGCGCGAACTGGCGACGCCGGTCAAGGTGCCCTACGACAACCGCTTCGTCGATATCGTCGGCACGGGCGGCGATTCGGCCCACAGTTTCAATATCTCGACCACCTCCATCTTCGTTGCCGCCGCCGCTGGCGCCAAAGTCGCCAAGCACGGCGGACGCAGCGTTTCGTCCAGCTCCGGCAGCGCCGACGTGCTCGAAGCGCTCGGCGCCAACATCATGCTGTCGCCCGAGCAGGTCGCTGCCTGCGTTGAACTGTGTGGCATCGGCTTCATGTTCGCCCCCAATCACCACAGCGCCATGAAGCACGTTGCCCCGGTTCGTCGTGAAATGGGCGTGCGCACGCTGTTCAACATCCTTGGCCCGCTGACCAACCCGGCCGGTGCGCCCAACACCCTGATGGGCGTCTTTCACCCCGACCTCGTCGGCATTCAGGTGCGCGTCATGCAGCGCCTCGGCGCCGAACGCGTCCTCGTCGTACACGGCCGCGACAATCTCGACGAAATCTCCCTCGGTGCCGCCACTTTGGTCGGTGAGCTGAGAAACGGCGAAGTCACCGAATACGAAGTACACCCCGAAGACTTCGGTCTGCAAATGATGTCCCTGCGTAACCTGCGCGTCGGTAGCGCCGCAGAATCCATGGCAGTCATGCTCGGCGCCCTCGACAACAAACCGGGCGCCGCCCGCGAAATCGTTTGCCTCAATGCCGGCGCCGCGCTCTACGTAGCCAACGTCGCCGACAGCATCGGCGACGGCATCGCCAAGGCCCGCGAAGCCATCGCCAGCGGCGCAGCCCGCGCCAAGCTCGCGCAGTTCGTCGAGAGCACCCAGAAGTTGGCAGCAAAATGA
- the trpC gene encoding indole-3-glycerol phosphate synthase TrpC, translated as MSDILNKIIATKHEEIATALAVKPLAIVEAEAAAQPAPRDFVGAIRDKLSHGQPGIIAEIKKASPSKGVIRPDFHPADIARSYEQHGAACLSVLTDRQYFQGCPKYLQAARAACELPVLRKDFMVDAYQVAEARAMGADAILLIAAALTLSEMQALEAQANAYGMAVLVEVHNGEELDAALQLKTPLLGINNRNLRTFDVTLETTLGLLSRIPADKIVVTESGILAPEDVALMRNNNVQAFLVGEAFMRAPEPGSELARLFA; from the coding sequence ATGAGCGACATCCTCAACAAAATCATCGCCACCAAGCATGAAGAAATCGCTACCGCGCTGGCCGTCAAGCCGCTCGCCATCGTCGAAGCCGAAGCTGCCGCCCAGCCTGCGCCGCGCGATTTCGTCGGCGCCATCCGCGACAAGCTCTCCCACGGTCAACCGGGAATAATCGCCGAAATCAAAAAGGCCAGCCCCTCCAAAGGCGTCATCCGCCCGGACTTTCACCCCGCCGACATCGCCCGCAGCTACGAGCAACACGGCGCCGCCTGCCTGTCGGTGCTGACCGATCGCCAATACTTCCAAGGCTGCCCCAAATACCTGCAAGCCGCCCGCGCCGCCTGCGAGCTGCCTGTGCTGCGCAAAGACTTCATGGTTGACGCCTATCAGGTCGCCGAAGCCCGCGCCATGGGCGCCGACGCCATCCTGCTCATAGCCGCCGCGCTGACGCTGTCCGAAATGCAAGCCCTTGAAGCTCAAGCAAACGCCTACGGTATGGCCGTGCTCGTCGAAGTGCACAACGGCGAAGAACTCGACGCCGCCCTGCAACTAAAAACCCCACTCCTCGGCATCAACAACCGCAACCTGCGCACCTTCGACGTCACGCTCGAGACAACCCTGGGACTGCTGTCGCGCATCCCCGCCGACAAGATCGTCGTCACCGAAAGCGGCATCCTCGCCCCGGAAGACGTCGCCCTGATGCGCAACAACAACGTCCAGGCCTTCCTTGTCGGCGAAGCCTTCATGCGTGCGCCGGAGCCGGGTTCCGAGTTGGCAAGGCTGTTTGCCTGA
- a CDS encoding porin → MQKKIIALAIAGLASTAAFAQTNVTIYGIADASVSATTRLGSTNGQTQFNVNSGTLSTSRIGFKGVEDLGNGLKALFVLEYGLGIDGSNPIGYSTTSSAVARQQFVGLTGGFGTAVAGHLQTTGLDFTVAASALGGSSALGAANVGIGGLQASSATHLVSALYGGRQSNALAYISPSFGGVTVAYNHARVTEAAGTTGTTDAHGDLLSASYANGPITAGAIYTKVTLDGANNNVKEWGLRAGYDFSVVKLQAAYQRAKSEALTLGADSMWVVSATVPVGAKVGLIAEYAHTGVKSTAAEDNVAAATVAATYSLSKRTTAYAGVVAKRVQNDTNRNTITGTGANPYAADTNTFAVGLRHSF, encoded by the coding sequence ATGCAAAAGAAGATTATTGCTCTGGCCATCGCTGGTCTGGCTTCTACCGCCGCTTTCGCCCAAACCAACGTCACCATCTACGGTATTGCTGATGCTTCCGTTTCTGCTACTACCCGTCTGGGTAGCACCAACGGTCAAACCCAGTTCAACGTCAATTCCGGCACCCTTTCGACCTCGCGCATTGGTTTCAAGGGCGTTGAAGATCTGGGCAACGGCCTGAAGGCTCTGTTCGTTCTGGAATACGGTCTGGGTATCGACGGTTCCAACCCGATCGGTTACAGCACCACCTCTTCCGCAGTTGCTCGTCAACAATTCGTCGGCCTGACCGGCGGCTTCGGTACGGCTGTTGCCGGTCACCTGCAAACGACCGGTCTTGACTTCACGGTCGCCGCTTCCGCTCTGGGTGGTTCTTCTGCCCTCGGCGCTGCCAACGTTGGTATCGGTGGCCTCCAAGCCTCCTCTGCTACCCACCTGGTTTCCGCTCTCTATGGTGGCCGTCAGTCCAACGCTCTTGCCTACATCTCGCCGTCCTTCGGTGGTGTGACCGTTGCTTACAACCACGCTCGCGTGACCGAGGCCGCTGGCACGACCGGTACCACCGATGCTCACGGCGATCTGCTGTCGGCTAGCTACGCCAACGGCCCGATCACCGCTGGTGCGATCTACACCAAGGTTACCCTGGATGGTGCCAACAACAACGTCAAGGAATGGGGTCTGCGTGCCGGTTACGACTTCTCGGTCGTCAAGCTGCAAGCTGCTTACCAGCGTGCAAAGTCTGAAGCCCTCACCCTGGGTGCGGACAGCATGTGGGTTGTTTCCGCGACCGTTCCGGTTGGCGCGAAGGTTGGCCTCATCGCCGAATACGCTCACACCGGCGTGAAGTCTACGGCTGCTGAAGACAACGTTGCTGCTGCTACCGTTGCCGCTACCTACTCGCTGTCCAAGCGTACGACCGCTTACGCTGGTGTGGTTGCCAAGCGCGTGCAAAACGATACGAACCGCAATACGATTACCGGTACCGGTGCAAATCCTTACGCAGCTGACACCAACACCTTCGCTGTTGGTCTGCGTCACTCCTTCTAA
- a CDS encoding O-linked N-acetylglucosamine transferase, SPINDLY family protein, whose amino-acid sequence MVSSESDFEKAKELFLLGLNAFENENYRDAEQFFLGSLKFIPARISTLTNLAATLIKLKKYQTAQEYCLSAIELDPTNPEAWMNLGIVCHHLKRYSEALANYDKALALKPDNAEAHNNRGIVLKELRRLHEALANCEKALALKPDYAEAYNNRGVVLKELRRPDEALTNYEKALALRPDYAEAYNNRGTALKDLRLLDDALASYDKAIALKPDYVEAYNNRGNALVDLKRLDEALSTYDKALELKPDYEFLAGSRLHLRMKFCNWGNFSVEVDRLLKGVLEGKPVTQPFELLGAADSPELHLKASQIYATYQLKRQEVLGPITQPRSPDGKIRIGYYSADFHNHATAYLMAELFEEHDPSRFELYGFTFGPHSDDEMRQRLVAAFDYFFEVGDISDCEVAKLSRELGIDIAVDLKGYTQDSRTGIFAERAAPIQVNYLGYPGTMGSGYFDYVIADKTVIPMERRADFSEKVAYLPNSYQVNDSKRRISDRQFSKHELGLPDKGFVFCCFNNNFKILPATFDSWMRILKAIDGSVLWLLEDNSIAAANLRNEAGKRGVDSNRLIFAKRMPLDEHLARHRYADLFIDTLPYNAHTTTSDALWAGLPVLTCTGKSFASRVAASLLNAIDLPDLITHKQEEFEAKAIELATYPDKLEKVKSKLELNRLTTPLFDTKTFTKHIETAYLAMNDRYQAGLPPDVIEVPNFHVAKIRHDQPMS is encoded by the coding sequence ATGGTCAGTTCTGAATCCGATTTCGAAAAAGCGAAAGAATTATTTCTGCTTGGCTTAAATGCCTTTGAAAATGAAAATTATCGAGATGCGGAACAATTTTTCCTTGGTTCATTAAAATTTATTCCAGCGAGGATATCAACTTTAACCAACTTAGCCGCAACGCTAATCAAACTTAAAAAGTATCAAACCGCACAGGAATACTGTTTAAGTGCAATCGAACTTGACCCGACAAACCCAGAAGCCTGGATGAATCTGGGAATAGTATGCCACCATCTAAAAAGGTATAGCGAGGCGCTCGCCAATTACGATAAGGCGCTGGCGCTCAAGCCAGACAATGCTGAGGCGCACAACAACCGCGGCATTGTTCTTAAAGAACTCAGACGACTACACGAAGCACTCGCGAATTGCGAAAAGGCACTGGCGCTCAAGCCAGACTACGCCGAGGCGTATAACAACCGTGGTGTTGTCCTTAAGGAACTGAGACGTCCGGACGAGGCGCTCACCAATTACGAAAAGGCACTGGCACTCAGGCCAGACTATGCCGAGGCGTACAACAACCGTGGCACAGCCCTTAAGGACCTCAGACTTCTGGACGACGCGCTAGCAAGTTACGACAAGGCAATAGCGCTGAAGCCTGACTACGTTGAGGCATACAACAACCGCGGCAACGCGCTCGTTGATCTAAAACGCTTGGATGAAGCGCTCTCCACGTACGACAAGGCATTGGAACTCAAGCCAGATTATGAATTTCTTGCTGGTTCGAGGCTCCACCTCAGGATGAAGTTTTGTAACTGGGGAAACTTTTCGGTAGAGGTCGACCGCTTGCTTAAAGGAGTTCTAGAGGGGAAGCCGGTTACGCAGCCGTTCGAATTATTGGGCGCGGCCGATTCGCCAGAACTACACCTGAAGGCATCCCAAATCTACGCAACCTACCAACTGAAGCGACAAGAAGTACTCGGCCCAATTACACAACCACGGTCACCGGACGGCAAAATTCGCATTGGCTACTACTCCGCAGATTTTCATAACCACGCCACCGCCTACTTAATGGCTGAGTTGTTTGAGGAGCACGATCCATCCCGGTTCGAATTGTACGGCTTCACATTCGGACCGCATTCAGACGATGAAATGCGTCAGAGGCTTGTTGCTGCATTTGATTACTTCTTCGAAGTTGGAGATATTAGCGATTGCGAAGTAGCGAAGCTATCGCGCGAATTAGGCATCGATATCGCTGTTGATCTCAAGGGATACACTCAGGATTCGCGAACAGGAATTTTCGCTGAGCGTGCCGCCCCCATTCAGGTTAACTACCTCGGATACCCCGGCACGATGGGCTCCGGCTATTTCGACTACGTTATTGCGGACAAGACTGTCATTCCGATGGAACGGCGAGCCGACTTTTCCGAAAAGGTCGCTTATCTACCAAATAGCTATCAAGTAAACGACTCCAAGCGCAGGATTTCCGACAGGCAGTTCAGCAAGCATGAACTCGGTCTTCCGGACAAAGGGTTCGTATTCTGTTGTTTCAACAACAACTTCAAGATCCTTCCTGCAACGTTTGATAGCTGGATGCGCATCCTAAAGGCTATCGATGGCAGTGTACTTTGGCTATTGGAAGATAACTCCATTGCTGCTGCAAATCTACGTAATGAGGCGGGAAAAAGAGGAGTAGACAGCAACCGACTTATTTTCGCCAAGCGGATGCCGCTCGACGAGCACCTGGCGCGGCACCGTTACGCCGACCTATTCATCGATACACTCCCCTACAACGCGCACACAACAACCAGCGATGCTTTGTGGGCAGGGCTGCCAGTATTGACGTGTACGGGCAAGTCCTTTGCCAGCCGTGTCGCAGCGAGCCTGCTCAACGCCATTGATTTGCCTGACCTCATCACGCATAAGCAGGAAGAATTTGAGGCCAAGGCCATCGAACTAGCCACGTACCCTGACAAACTTGAAAAGGTCAAGAGCAAGCTTGAGCTCAATCGACTGACGACTCCTTTGTTTGACACAAAGACGTTCACCAAACATATCGAAACTGCATACCTGGCGATGAACGATCGCTATCAGGCAGGATTACCGCCAGATGTGATTGAGGTGCCAAATTTTCATGTGGCAAAGATACGACATGACCAGCCAATGTCTTGA
- a CDS encoding OmpW/AlkL family protein gives MAKKILVAALIAAGVLSSAVAQAQDGSFMVRVRAVDVLFDNGQKDGLNTVVGNIEADSRWIPELDLSYFFTKNIAAELVLTYPQTVDINAAALGHIGKIKALPPSLLVQYHFTDLGAFKPYVGLGVNYTIFMSRDNIALGASVEKSSVGLAGQVGFDYMFNKNWGLNVDVKYIQMETDVNIGATKLGTLNLSPITAGAGVSYRF, from the coding sequence ATGGCTAAGAAGATTCTGGTTGCTGCTCTGATTGCCGCTGGCGTGCTTTCGTCTGCTGTTGCACAGGCTCAGGATGGCTCGTTCATGGTTCGCGTGCGTGCTGTCGATGTGCTCTTCGACAATGGTCAGAAAGATGGCCTCAACACGGTCGTTGGTAATATTGAAGCAGACAGCCGCTGGATTCCCGAGTTGGATCTGAGCTATTTCTTCACCAAGAATATCGCAGCTGAACTGGTCCTGACCTATCCGCAAACGGTGGATATCAACGCCGCAGCGCTCGGCCATATTGGCAAGATCAAGGCCCTGCCGCCATCACTGCTTGTTCAGTATCACTTTACCGATCTCGGCGCCTTCAAGCCGTATGTTGGACTAGGTGTGAACTACACAATTTTCATGAGCCGTGACAATATTGCACTTGGTGCTTCAGTTGAAAAGTCGAGTGTTGGTCTGGCTGGTCAGGTAGGTTTCGATTACATGTTCAATAAGAACTGGGGCCTCAACGTCGACGTCAAATACATCCAGATGGAAACTGATGTGAATATTGGAGCCACTAAACTTGGAACGCTGAATCTGAGCCCAATCACGGCCGGTGCAGGTGTTTCCTATCGTTTCTGA
- the proB gene encoding glutamate 5-kinase — MSKTRLANAKRLVVKVGSALVTNNGAGLDLAAIEDWARQIAVLRAQGKEVVMVSSGAIACGMQRLGWAKRPKSVHELQAAAAVGQMGLAQVYEGAFAKHGLHTAQILLTHDDLADRKRYLNARSTMTTLLELGVVPIINENDTVVTDEIKFGDNDTLGALVANLIEADALIILTDQIGLFTADPRKDPKATLISEATAGDESLEAMAGGAGTRIGTGGMITKVIAAKRAARSGAHTAIASGREINPIIRLAAGEPVGTLLVSQTQPLAARKQWLADHLQLAGRLHLDDGAVNALKAGKSLLPIGVIAAEGEFERGSAVACISPDGHEVARGLCNYGSGEARLITRKSTAEIEAILGYVDEPEFIHRDNLILFA; from the coding sequence ATGAGCAAGACCCGCCTCGCCAACGCAAAACGCCTCGTCGTCAAAGTCGGCTCGGCGCTCGTTACCAACAACGGCGCCGGCCTCGACCTCGCCGCCATTGAAGACTGGGCCCGACAGATCGCCGTCCTACGCGCCCAAGGCAAGGAAGTCGTCATGGTTTCCTCCGGCGCCATCGCCTGCGGCATGCAACGCCTCGGCTGGGCCAAACGCCCGAAGAGCGTGCACGAACTGCAAGCCGCCGCCGCCGTCGGCCAGATGGGCCTGGCGCAGGTCTATGAAGGCGCTTTCGCCAAACACGGCCTGCACACCGCGCAGATCCTGCTCACCCACGACGACCTCGCCGACCGCAAGCGCTACCTCAACGCCCGCTCGACGATGACCACGCTGCTCGAACTCGGCGTCGTCCCGATCATCAACGAAAACGATACCGTCGTCACCGACGAAATCAAATTCGGCGACAACGACACGCTGGGCGCGCTGGTCGCCAACCTGATCGAAGCCGACGCCCTGATCATCCTGACCGACCAGATCGGCCTGTTCACCGCCGACCCACGCAAGGACCCCAAAGCCACGCTGATCAGCGAAGCCACGGCCGGCGACGAGTCGCTCGAAGCCATGGCCGGCGGTGCCGGGACGCGGATCGGCACCGGCGGCATGATCACCAAGGTCATCGCCGCCAAACGCGCCGCCCGCAGCGGCGCCCACACCGCCATCGCCAGCGGCCGCGAGATCAACCCGATCATCCGCCTGGCCGCCGGCGAACCAGTCGGCACCCTGCTCGTATCGCAAACCCAACCCCTCGCCGCCCGCAAGCAATGGCTGGCCGACCACCTGCAACTGGCTGGCCGCCTGCACCTCGACGATGGTGCGGTCAACGCCCTGAAAGCCGGAAAAAGCCTGTTGCCCATCGGCGTCATCGCCGCCGAAGGCGAATTCGAACGCGGCTCGGCCGTCGCCTGCATCAGCCCGGATGGCCACGAAGTCGCCCGCGGGCTATGCAACTACGGCAGCGGCGAAGCCCGCCTGATAACGCGCAAATCAACGGCAGAAATTGAAGCGATCCTTGGCTATGTCGATGAACCGGAATTCATCCACCGCGACAACCTGATTTTGTTCGCCTGA